CAATATATTGGTATCACACAACAGTTTGTAACATGCAAAGTGAGACATTACTTTTCTACAATTAGTCTATGCGTCTTATTCATCTGATATATTGTGTATGGTGTCTTAAGCATTTTTATCAGTGTGATTGAACATTTTATGAAGGTGTCCTTATAGTTGGTGTGGATGGGACTGAGTACTGCATAGATGTgatgtgtgagtggtggtgtctGTACAGTTTTGAGTTGCCGTGTTGGGATCCCAACATGCACCGTAAGGCGACCCGTGTGGGCTGCTGCAGGGGGCTGGAGGAAGCCACCCTATCATTTTATACGAAAGTTACCAGCCATCTTGAATGTTTGGTATCTCCTGCTCCTCATTGCACTGGTGAGCATTTCTCAACAGTCTCCACTTTCAGGACACTAAGTTCAGTATTAGAATATTCAGATAGGTTTCTAAATTTTAAGTATTTTATCCCAATTTCCCATTGCCACTAAAATTGTCAGGTATTTGTCGTCCTTGCAGGTGTCATGTCCCCCTTTCACGGGTACTTGAGAGCTTTCCTGGGGTGGAATATCTTGAATGGCTTTACCCTCTCCCACTTCTAAATCACAATGATATCACAGTGGTGGAGTGAATTACCAGTCTAAGTAGACCATTTCAAATACCAATCTGGTTCATGTGCTATTTGGCTGTGCATGTGACCAAGTTGAACTGTCCCTATTAACCCACTGTTTGAGGGATGTAAATATAAAGTGCACTAGATTATATTGATTTTAACTTAAATTAAATAAGccattgttgtttgttgttttatgcACACATTGAACATGGAAATAGCACATCCAGCAATTGGTGAATCAAATTCTCAACAATGTGTCATGTTCACATGTTTTAAAATTACTTTGGAATAAAGAAACTGTTTGCCAAATAGCATTTGGTTATGTTGAATCCAGAGATCCGTCCCAGTGCCCAGGCAACAGACGGCCTTTATTCATCCTCCAGCCATCACTTGAACCTTTCACAGCACCATTCTATGAAAGAAAAACTACCTTGTCATTTGCAGGTCATAAATGAGAAGACCTGGAATGATTTTATTGTGTTATCTAAAGTAATAATTTAAAAGTTAAAATTAAGAGTAATGATGGGTAATTTACAAAGAACCACATTTCAAATCACGACTAAAGACCACCACAATACCCACTGCATTAGATTCTTTACTGTGGCTTATCAAATACGAGGCACACGTTACTAAGACGCAATTCCAAAAGTAGTTTTCAAATTTAAAGTAATTTTGTACCTAATTTTCTTAATCAACATGGTTTGAATACAAAAGGatgattatttattttgaaaaaaaaagtgccataACGGATTAAGTAGCTCCACCTGTGACTATCAGTACTAGGAATCACAATTTTGCTTACGACTCCTGTCTCCCTACGAGGCCCGGCGAGGCGGTGTGGGCGGCCGAGGTGAATGAATGCCAAGAGTGAATGATGTTCCTTTACTCCATCAAATACCTATTTCAAATCCACCAAGCTTTGAGCACAGTGTCCAATTTGTGCTTATATTTAGGTTATTACTATGGTATTGTACATTAGATTATTGTAACTCAGTTTCATAACAAAACACTTCATTTAACAAGGCTGTTTGATTTTCCTTGATGCAACACCTGTTtgtaggagaggaaagtgaaagaaaaaaaatattctgttTCGGAACATGGAGATCGCACAGAGCATCATTTCTGCGGCACGCTATGCCCCAGACATCACAGCTGTGACACTACTAGGAGATAATGAACTGAATTTTGGAAGAATTAAAACTTGTCAAAAAATATtgcgagaagaaagaaaaatgatttaGGATTAGCTTGGTGTGGCAGAAGTGTAAGAGATTAATCAAGTAGATGTGAATGGAGGGCATCTGATAGATATGAAAAATGATAGTCTAATGTCTCGATCATCACAGAAGTAAGAACGTAGCCAAGTATATTAAAAAGACCAGCAACAAGCAAAAATCAGACGTATTTCCGCAATAACTTTAAGCGCGCCCAGCAATAACAATTTTGAACTAAAATGTCAACTGGCTCAGCGTGGAAATGGCGAGGCACTGAGATTCATGTGGCAGTCACGGAGCGCCGAGAGCATGACCGAGATAAACTGTCTTGGGTGGGTCGCCCCACACAGTCAGGCCTCTCGTCGGCCGTCTCCTCAGCTCCTCAGTCACCTGTCTCGTCTCACACTGATTACCAGTGCGCTCGCTGATCCTGACCCGAAACCCACATGAGAAAAATCTAGTAAAGAGTGAACGTCAAGTGAAGCATCCACGAAGGGTAACAGCTGACGAGGATGAAGGGATACTGCAGACTGTGGGAGTTCTCGGAGCAGAATAccctggaggagaggaaagaacttGCACGCCGCATGAAGCGCCGCCAGCCAGGAAATGTGCCCGTGGTGCTGGGCCGCGCCGCACGGTGAGTATGCTTCTTGTTCACAGTTTCACATGGGACGGATTTCTCACGTGTTACTGTACATTCATACTAAGATATAGCTCGTCTCGGGGCTCCAGGGCGACATCAGAGCAGCCTCGTTGCCGCAGACTAGATGGCTGATAGATAATTTGTTCGAGGCTGCTTGATGGTGTCAAATTTGAGGCTGTGTTGTCCTGTACTGTACACGCTCCTACCATTGCTGCTCGCGGTGTAGTTTAAAGTCATTCAAGGTAAACAAAACTAGAAGACAAACAGCAGTATTACTTATAGGTGAGAGTCGATAAGGAGGTGTTTAGGTCGCTACgtcaaacacagacaaacatactgTACATGCCCAACTCGTAGCATCCACCAAGGCCAAATGTGGAACGTCTCGGTATTTGCTCACACGTGATATCGCATTCCTACCCTCCCGCAAGCTCACGTGCATTCCCTGACCGTGATCCAGGGGCGTTACTTGAGAGCACGAGGCTGGAGGTAGGTGTGTTGGTGGGGGTGATGGCTTCCGGACCCCTGAACGCGCTAGTGACTTACCCCTCCACACTCAATCATTCCTTCTTCAACTTTGCTCGCAGTAGGTGTCAAATCATTCCTATTATCATATCAAATATACTTGTAGTTATGGAGATAAAGTAGAATATTAAACTTGttcaaatgaatatataaaattaaAACATGATGAAGCGGAATAAAGTGTGATGGGTGCTTCTGAATCTGAATGTGGTTTACGCTCTTTTGGTAATAAATAGTCGAGTGGAttagggaggggagaaagaggaggaggaggaagatggaggcagGGGAGAAGCTGTGAGGTCGAGATGAAGGGCGAGGTAATGACTGAGTGACCTGACTGATGGTCGCGAGGCCACCTGAAATGCGCTCAGTACTACCACTAACTGAGGGTCTTCAGCAGCTCGTGATGTGGAGGGGGAGGGCGTCTcgagtgtgggtgtggggcaAGACTGTCAGCCCATTACAGGTCAGTGCGGGTAGGGAAGGATATGATAGGAGAGAATGTGGGATAAGTGAGCATGCAGTAAACAATATATACATGTGGACTGTTTGAGtgtggcttttttttctttttactcttataCGTGTGTCCAGGGAATGATCTTAAACAATCAATGAGGATAAAAGGTACACTTGAGAGCTTAGCCAGCATCCGTAACCATTGGAGTGAAGAGAATGATAGTTCTTCAGTATCGCGTTTATATCACATTCATTGACACGCTATGAATTACACTAGTGCTCCGCTCCCAAACACATAGAATGATTTTCTTATCGTCATCAAAACTGGAGATACGGAGAATGTTTTGCGTGCCACTGTTATATACAAGTAGTCCACGCCATTACACTTCACCCAAGTAGTAAATTCGTGGATGCGTCAGGCAAGGAAGAATCAGGACAcgtcaaacaaaaaaaactgttCTAAAACACTTCAGCGCCACACCGCCTCTACATCCAAAGGGCTGTAATTCAGGTTACACTTTTTTCATAGTGTCTTTATGGTGCTAGTGACAGATTATCAAGGATGTACTAGAGAACCtggctaatcacctctgtggcctttgaaaatagcagTGATGAgtaagcaaagcgtttctgaatacgatcCGCAGTTCACCCATTACTTTTGACTTGCATggaaaaataacatcaacagaGGACCATAGCACCGTTTCAAGCGTGTCTCCCTCTGGCAGATGCCGCGTGGGGACCTACCAGGAGCTGCGCGTGAGTGCCCCTGGACACCTGAACCTGGCACAGCTGCACCTCGCGTTAAGGACCAGGATAGAGGTAGATCCTCGCCactctatcctcttcttcaccgGCAACACCCTGGCGTCCGTCACCTGCACCCTGGCCAGTCTgcaccacgcccacgcccacacagaCCACTTCCTGTACGTCACCTTCTGCGAGGAGAACTTTCAGGGCTGAGGGAACGAGTGATGTGCCGGATACCAAAAGCCAGTATCTCTATTTATGTTCGTCATGATATGCAGCTATAACTAATCACTTTTGCATATGTTGTAGTCAGGTCTCCTATATTTTTATACTCAAATAAACTTAAATTTTAGTATATGCAAGTTTTTAAGCTTCCTCTCGTCTTCGCTGGGTTTTGATCAATATTGCGTGGTGGGATGGGGTCAATCTTACATCAAATTACAATGGAAGTGTGCACGTAGGATTGATTCAACTTCAGGTACACGACGATGGTGAAGGTGCTAGGTGCAAAACGTCAGTAGCTACTTAAGATTacagaaaccacacacacacacacacacacacacacacacacacacacacacacacacacaccaggtaaaGCAAATAGGTTCAGAGGTGCATCCTGTTTTATGCAgagctgagtgagtgaggaacacctattttttccttccacactGCTGCGTTACACAAGAGCATTTCCAGTTTGAACATCTCACAATATTTTGACAACACTTTTCCCCACCGAGCGCGAGAAGTGAAGCTAATATTCTGTCAAAGCACGAAAAGTATCATAAAAACCATACAGGTGAAAACAACAGTAGCATTTACatagttgtgtgtgtatatgaacGTAGGGCGTTCACTCTTCACAACGCGTTATCAAAGCTACCTTTGTACAAACTTCAACACTCAAACGCATTAACGAACACGTGGAAAAGTAACACAGATAAACTCCAAAATGCTTGACGATAGGGAATGATTAATGAACACTGATATTGTTTACTATCTGTAGGCCTCGCCCAACGCAGTTTGATCCgcctcaccacctccctctctaGACACTCGGAACCAATTATGAGCTCAGAACTAATCATTTTCTATAGGCTGCATATTTCTGTCTTAACGCCTGTTCTGCGAGAGATTACTCACTGACGATCCGCCACTGAGCAGCCATTCAGTTATACCTCGCGTGGTGTCTAACGGTGAATGTAAATGTGTTAAACAACTTGTACATCATCTACAAAATGGTTAGTTACCTACAAAATGAGTTAATGGTGACAAAATACGCACTACGTGGTCTACGAATCTAGTTAGAGTGAGTCGACTATGATAAGTTCAATACAGGAGTTTCTCATCCCGTCGATCGTGTACATACAAAAGACGAGGTGCTGCTGGCGTTCCCAGGTGAACCTTCCCGACACAGGTGGGGCCAGGTGTGCTTGACTGACGTATCACACCTTCACGAACACCTATAAGATAATCAGGCAGTTAGATAAGGAGAAATTAGTGAATGaaatgtggaagaaaagagaacatcaTCGGAAGAACTTAATTGGTCAgttcataataaaaaaagacaagaaacatcGAGGAAGcgccgatacaaaggccaagCTTCCTGACCTACACCTGATCACCAACATCAACAGGTAACCATTTAAACTTGCCGTCACACGACACCTCTACAAGGATATCAAACGGAATTATCAACCTGCACCAGACTAATTCGTTGACAAGTCACAACAATCAAGAGGCTGAACCACGTGCTTGCCTCACCTCACTAAGCTGCGAGGATGTCTGGTGTTGCGAACTGTCGGGTGATATCCGGGCTGGCGAGCAAGAGCAGTGAGGTCCGCTGCTCTGCCTTCACAGCATGCTCGGATCACAGGCAGGCCGAGGAGAGGCAGTGGCTGTGTAGTGGCAGACCCCCGCACGGCAGCGACACTCACTGACACCAGTAGTCAGCACCCTCGCATCTAGACAAACAGAGGGAACGATTGCATGACATTCCCctgaccccacacacacacacacacacacacacacacacacacacacacacacacacgaggattttattttatttcgttttatctagtttatttatttacttgtgtgtgtgtgtgtgtgtgtgtgtgtgtgtgtgtgtgtgtgtgtgtgtgtgtgtgtaattcacctcggtcgtctgctagtcacccagccagtcttccccattacggagcgagctcagagctcatagaccgatcttcgggtaggactgagactacagcacactccacacaccgggaaagcgaggccacaacccctcgagttacatcccgtacctatttactgctaagtgaacaggggccacacattaagatgcttgcccatttgcctcgccgcctccgggactcgaacccggaccctctcgagtgtgagtcaagcgtgctaaccattacactacgcgtgtgtgtgtgtgtgtgtgtgtgtgtgtgtgtgtgtgtgtgtgactaagcATTCACATCGGTTATGTATCACGTCCGTCATGGAGGACTGACTAGACAGACCTTCACTAATCTATGTAATTATTTGGACAAGTACTTACGACCTATCAGTagcaataaatacacacacacacacacacacacacacacacacgagcactcaatagcaatagtaatggtTAGCCTCAATATTCAAAACCAATATACTGAACTAAACAAAACCATTACACGCTCCCCATTATTTCATACGTATTGACACCCTCCCTGTAGTGTTGCTCCAGTAGTGTTGTAGTAATGCTCGCGCGCCCCTTTAATGCAACACACAAATACTACGTTGTATATAATAAACCAATAATTCGACTCACTGAAGATATGAGTTCTGAAATGTCACAACTGTCATAACTTGTGCTGATTACTCGCCGTTATTCAAACACAGTGTTGTTGGCTGGAAATCAGGACACAGTTTTCCTTAAATCCTAAATAAGTTTCCCCTTGAAGTTAT
This genomic interval from Portunus trituberculatus isolate SZX2019 chromosome 35, ASM1759143v1, whole genome shotgun sequence contains the following:
- the LOC123513178 gene encoding gamma-aminobutyric acid receptor-associated protein-like 1 — encoded protein: MKGYCRLWEFSEQNTLEERKELARRMKRRQPGNVPVVLGRAARCRVGTYQELRVSAPGHLNLAQLHLALRTRIEVDPRHSILFFTGNTLASVTCTLASLHHAHAHTDHFLYVTFCEENFQG